The following proteins are co-located in the Solanum pennellii chromosome 1, SPENNV200 genome:
- the LOC107028833 gene encoding germin-like protein 5-1, translating into MSAFGKFVVIMAVVMLAISLDKASAGDPDMLQDVCVADLTNSLTVNGYFCKKNFSEIDFSSMAIAKAGATNNTFGSVVTGANVMKVPGLNTLGVSMARIDYAPGGINPPHTHPRATEMIFVLEGELDVGFITTSNVLITKHIVKGEVFAFPRGLVHFQQNNGDVPAAVVAGFNSQFPGTQSIATTLFASSPTVPDHVLTKTFQVGTKQIQKIKSRLAPKK; encoded by the exons ATGTCTGCCTTTGGAAAATTTGTTGTAATTATGGCTGTTGTTATGTTAGCCATTAGTTTAGATAAAGCTTCTGCTGGAGATCCAGATATGCTTCAAGATGTTTGTGTTGCTGATCTTACCAACA GCTTAACCGTAAATGGTTATTTTTGTAAGAAGAACTTTTCAGAAATAGACTTTTCATCAATGGCCATAGCGAAGGCAGGAGCAACAAACAACACATTTGGTTCTGTTGTCACAGGTGCAAATGTCATGAAAGTCCCTGGCCTTAACACACTTGGTGTGTCCATGGCTCGTATCGACTATGCCCCTGGTGGAATTAACCCACCTCACACTCACCCTCGTGCCACTGAAATGATATTTGTTTTAGAGGGTGAACTAGACGTTGGTTTTATTACAACATCAAATGTTTTGATTACAAAACATATTGTTAAAGGTGAAGTGTTTGCTTTTCCTAGAGGACTTGTACATTTCCAACAGAACAATGGAGATGTTCCGGCAGCCGTCGTCGCGGGGTTCAACAGCCAGTTTCCGGGGACTCAATCGATTGCTACAACGTTGTTTGCTTCATCACCAACTGTTCCTGATCATGTCTTGACTAAAACATTCCAAGTTGGTACTAAGCAAATTCAGAAAATTAAGTCAAGGCTTGCACCtaagaaataa
- the LOC107027708 gene encoding nectarin-1-like, whose product MAVFRKMFPLIMVIMTLLAINSDKACAGDPDMLQDVCVADLTSTLKLNGFTCKNMFSAADFSSMVISKPGATNNMFGSLVTGANVMAIPGLNTLGVSMARIDYAPGGINPPHLHPRATEMIYVLQGELDVGFITTANVLVSKHIVQGEVFVFPRGLVHFQKNNGHMPAAVIAGFNSQLAGTQSIATTLFAATPAPGVPNDILAQAFQINTMQVQQIKAKFAPRN is encoded by the exons ATGGCTGTCTTTAGAAAAATGTTTCCTTTAATTATGGTAATTATGACATTATTAGCTATTAACTCAGATAAAGCTTGTGCTGGAGATCCAGATATGCTACAAGATGTTTGCGTTGCTGATCTCACCTCAA CTTTGAAATTAAACGGATTTACATGCAAGAACATGTTCTCCGCGGCTGATTTCTCGTCGATGGTTATTTCAAAGCCAGGAGCGACAAACAACATGTTTGGTTCCCTTGTTACTGGAGCTAACGTTATGGCTATTCCTGGGCTTAACACCTTAGGTGTGTCCATGGCTCGAATCGACTATGCTCCAGGTGGCATTAACCCACCCCACCTCCACCCACGAGCCACGGAGATGATTTACGTTTTACAAGGTGAATTAGATGTTGGTTTTATTACTACAGCTAATGTATTGGTCTCTAAGCATATTGTACAAGGAGAAGTGTTTGTTTTTCCAAGAGGACTTGTTCATTTCCAAAAGAATAATGGTCACATGCCAGCAGCTGTTATTGCTGGGTTCAATAGTCAGTTAGCTGGTACACAGTCGATTGCCACAACGTTGTTTGCAGCAACACCAGCACCTGGTGTTCCTAATGATATCTTGGCTCAAGCATTCCAAATTAATACTATGCAAGTTCAGCAAATTAAGGCTAAATTTGCACCCAGGAATTAA
- the LOC107006949 gene encoding glutamate--tRNA ligase, cytoplasmic, with amino-acid sequence MELKLSFPADSPPLAVIAAAKIAGVPISTDPTLTPGSTPIIHIDNGQKLRGNFVLLRYISRVANIPDLYQRDACESSQIDEWLEYAPIFASGSQFEEACGYVDGYLLQHTFLVGHSLSIADIAVWSGLAGTGKRWESLRSSKKYQNLARWFNSILTEYGVLNEVTATYVGKKGSGKPTASKLKEQQVSNANLAKVNGDAADKEKEGRKPTSEVDLPDAEVGKVRLRFAPEPSGYLHIGHSKAALLNQYFAERYQGEVIIRFDDTNPDKESNEFVDNLLKDIETLGIKYRTVTYTSDYFPQLMEMAEKLIREGKAYVDDTPREQMQKERMDGIESRCRNNSVEENLKLWKEMIAGSERGTMCCVRGKLDMQDPNKSVRDPVYYRCNQTPHHRIGAKYKVYPTYDFACPFVDAFEGITHALRSSEYHDRNDQYYWIQTDMGFSKVHIYEFSRLNLVYTLLSKRKLLWFVQNGLVEGWDDPRFPTVQGIVRRGLKIEALIQFILEQGASKNLNLMEWDKLWATNKKIIDPVCPRHTAVIEERRVLLTLSNGPDDPFVRIVPKHKKYAGAGEKATTYTKRIWIDYDDAVSISVNEEVTLMDWGNAIVKEIQKDQEGNVTHLSGILHLEGSVKTTKLKLTWLPESDELVKLSVVDFDYLITKKKLEEDENFVDVVNPCTRKETPALGDSNMRNLQRGDVLQLERKGYFRCDVPFLRPQKPIVLFAIPDGKQQPVLRFAVPDGKTK; translated from the exons ATGGAGCTGAAACTATCATTCCCTGCGGATTCTCCGCCTTTGGCTGTCATTGCGGCGGCGAAGATCGCCGGAGTTCCAATCTCTACTGATCCAACTCTTACTCCCGGTTCTACTCCTATTATACATATAGATAATGG ACAAAAGCTGCGGGGAAATTTTGTTCTTCTGAGGTACATTAGTCGGGTTGCTAACATACCCGATCTGTACCAGCGGGATGCCTGTGAGTCTAGCCAG ATAGATGAATGGCTAGAGTATGCTCCTATATTTGCCTCTGGCTCTCAATTTGAGGAAGCATGTGGCTACGTGGATGGATATCTTCTGCAGCACACATTTCTTGTTGGACATAGCCTCTCAATTGCAGATATTGCAGTTTGGTCTGGCCTTGCAG GTACTGGGAAGAGATGGGAAAGCCTACGATCATCTAAGAAGTACCAAAATCTGGCAAGGTGGTTCAACTCAATATTAACTGAATATGGTGTTCTAAATGAAGTCACAGCAACATATGTGGGAAAGAAAGGCTCGGGTAAGCCAACTGCATCCAAATTGAAAGAGCAACAAGTCTCAAATGCTAATCTGGCCAAAGTAAATGGTGATGCCGCTGACAAGGAAAAAGAAGGTAGGAAACCGACATCTGAGGTAGATCTTCCTGATGCAGAAGTTGGAAAAGTGCGGTTGAGGTTTGCACCAGAACCCAGTGGTTATCTCCATATTGGTCACTCAAAAGCAGCATTACTGAACCAGTATTTTGCTGAAAGATACCAAGGGGAAGTTATTATTCGATTTGATGATACAAATCCTGATAAGGAAAGCAATGAATTTGTGGATAATCTACTGAAAGATATTGAAACTCTTGGAATTAAGTATAGGACTGTGACATATACATCTGATTACTTTCCACAATTAATGGAGATGGCAGAGAAATTGATTCGTGAGGGTAAAGCCTATGTGGATGATACCCCAAGGGAGCAAATgcaaaaagaaagaatggaTGGAATAGAATCAAGGTGTAGGAACAATAGTGTTGAGGAGAATTTGAAATTATGGAAGGAGATGATTGCTGGTTCAGAGAGGGGAACAATGTGTTGTGTTAGAGGGAAATTGGATATGCAGGATCCTAACAAGTCAGTTAGGGACCCAGTATATTACCGTTGCAATCAGACTCCTCACCACAGGATTGGTGCTAAATATAAAGTATACCCTACTTATGACTTTGCATGCCCATTTGTAGATGCTTTTGAGGGTATTACACATGCACTTCGATCTAGTGAATATCATGATAGGAATGATCAGTATTACTGGATTCAAACTGATATGGGTTTCAGTAAAGTacatatttatgaatttagtCGGCTGAATTTGGTCTATACACTTCTTAGCAAGCGTAAGTTGCTGTGGTTTGTGCAAAATGGACTGGTCGAAGGGTGGGATGATCCTCGTTTTCCGACTGTACAAGGGATTGTGCGCAGAGGGCTGAAGATTGAGGCGCTGATACAGTTCATTCTTGAACAA GGAGCATCAAAGAATCTCAATCTAATGGAGTGGGACAAGCTATGGGCCACTAATAAGAAGATCATTGATCCTGTATGTCCTAGGCATACCGCTGTTATTGAAGAAAGACGAGTCTTATTGACTTTGAGTAATGGACCAGATGATCCTTTTGTCCGTATTGTACCCAAGCATAAAAAATATGCAGGTGCTGGGGAAAAAGCAACAACTTACACCAAGAGAATCTGGATAGACTATGATGATGCTGTATCAATCTCTGTCAACGAGGAAGTAACATTGATGGACTGGGGCAATGCAATAGTGAAAGAGATACAGAAGGACCAAGAGGGTAATGTTACTCATCTGTCTGGGATTCTGCATCTTGAAGGGTCAGTTAAAACAACAAAGTTAAAGCTGACTTGGCTGCCAGAGAGTGATGAACTTGTTAAACTCTCTGTGGTTGATTTTGACTATTTAATTACAAAGAAGAAG CTCGAGGAAGACGAGAACTTTGTCGATGTTGTTAATCCTTGCACGAGGAAGGAGACTCCAGCACTTGGTGATTCTAACATGAGGAATCTGCAACGTGGAGACGTGTTGCAGCTGGAGAGGAAGGGCTACTTCAGATGCGATGTTCCCTTCCTAAGACCTCAAAAACCCATTGTTCTTTTTGCCATCCCTGATGGTAAACAGCAACCAGTGTTGCGGTTTGCAGTCCCAGATGGCAAAACAAAATGA
- the LOC107004808 gene encoding germin-like protein 5-1 yields the protein MPAFGKFVVIMAVVMLAISLDKACAGDPDMLQDVCVADLTNSLTVNGYLCKKNFSEIDFSSMAIAKAGATNNTFGSVVTGANVMKVPGLNTLGVSMARIDYAPGGINPPHTHPRATEMIFVLEGELDVGFITTSNVLITKHIVKGEVFAFPRGLVHFQQNNGDVPAAVVAGFNSQLPGTQSIATTLFASSPTVPDSVLTKTFQVGTKEIQKIKSRLAPKK from the exons ATGCCTGCCTTTGGAAAATTTGTTGTAATTATGGCTGTTGTTATGTTAGCCATTAGCTTAGATAAAGCTTGTGCTGGAGATCCAGATATGCTTCAAGATGTTTGTGTTGCTGATCTTACCAACA GTTTAACCGTAAACGGTTATCTTTGCAAGAAGAACTTTTCAGAAATAGACTTTTCATCCATGGCCATAGCAAAGGCAGGAGCAACAAACAATACATTTGGTTCTGTTGTCACAGGTGCAAATGTCATGAAAGTCCCTGGCCTTAACACACTTGGTGTGTCCATGGCTCGTATCGACTATGCCCCTGGTGGAATTAACCCACCTCACACTCACCCTCGTGCCACTGAAATGATATTTGTTTTAGAGGGTGAACTAGACGTTGGTTTTATTACAACATCAAATGTTTTGATTACAAAACATATTGTTAAAGGTGAAGTGTTTGCTTTCCCTAGAGGACTTGTACATTTCCAACAGAACAATGGGGATGTTCCAGCAGCTGTTGTCGCGGGGTTCAACAGCCAGCTGCCTGGAACTCAATCGATTGCTACAACGTTGTTCGCTTCATCACCAACTGTTCCTGATAGTGTCTTGACTAAAACATTCCAAGTTGGTACTAAGGAAATTCAGAAAATTAAGTCAAGGCTGGCGCCTAAGAAATAG